Genomic segment of Acetomicrobium thermoterrenum DSM 13490:
TGGATTCTCATCACCGGTAAGTTTTCGCACTAACTATTGAATAGAGCCTCCCATATATTGACATAGCAACTCTTCTTGATAAAATCATAAATGAGTATCAATTTCAATATACTTAAAGTTAAGGAAATAACGCAAAGAGATTCGTCAACCAAAGAATAGGAGGTGTAACAGAAATGCAAAAGGAGATAGGTTCAGCAATTATGGCGGCAAATACCTTCGTCGAAAATGAGACCAGCGATCGTCTTGAAGCACTCACGAGAGGACATGGAATGCTCAATCTTGCTGTGTATAGTGTAGCTAACGTAGTAGTCAAAGAAATCCTTCAGGGGCGCAGCATAAAGCTTTCAGACGCTAATATGGAATATCTACCAGTGGATGCAATAGTAGAAGCTGGGATAAAAGCGGCCAAAGAGGCTGGTGCCGATGCAGCAAACGCTGCCCTCATTGTTGCAGCGTTCTTAAATCTCATGGGAACAGCGTCGAGAGCCGGAGTCCCGGCTGGGAACAGAAAGCTTGGTTCGTTGGCCAGGATTAAGGCCGGTGCATGCAGAGCCGGTGTTCAAGCAATACCCACTTCTAAGCTAACTAACAAAGTTTCAGGCTTTCCTGCAGTTAAAGCAATTTACGAAGCTATTGACAAGGGCGAGATATGTCGTTTTAGCGGAGAAGTTGTCCCTCCCTTCGTAGCAGGTGGAGCCGTTTATGGTCATAGCGTTTTAGGAGAGGATATGATTTACGTTGATCTAGCTAAAAAGGGGACGAAGGTAGGAGTGGAGGCCATGTTTAGAGCATACCAAGGTGTTGGCATCAACCCTAATCCATGGCTTTCGGCTGCAATCGCAGCAGCAGCTGTTCTAGAAATAGTTAATCCGGATGGAATGATAGGTCAAGAATATGGCGAATTTTTTGTCCAGGGAACAGGATATCTTGTCGGCAAGGGCGCTGCAGAAGCGGCCGGACTTCCCCCAAAGCTTCATATGCGCGGAACAGGGAAGGAATACGACACAGCGACGTTAATTGGAGATATGGGAATGATCTTGAAGGATGTTGGAGCACCCACCGTTGTCGGAATGATGACCCTTAACGAGATGATAGCGATCTTTCAGGAAGGTCCCATGATTGGCGCAGGATTTGGAGCAGGTCCCGTTAACCCCCCGCTTGCTCATCTTGTAGCTGACTCCATATGTGCTTCCATGAAGCTCCTTGAGACTGGCGGAGATGTCGAGGCAACTGCGGACATGATACGTGACATGAAGCTTAATGAATGGATCGATCCAGAGATTGCCGCAGCTTCGGCAAATATGGTAGCTCACAAAGCAGAGCAACTCACGCGCGGCCCGGTTACAGAAGCAGTCATTAAGGGAACCCAGGGAATTCGTTACAACATGGAGTACCGCATAGCCAAGTACACATGGGATGGCCTCAAGGCAGGCAAGACCCTTGAAGAAATATGCCACGACATAGATCTCAAGAGGCTAACGAAGGTTGAGGAACGTTCGAGCATGATATTCAGCAACTTTTTCAATCGAAAGATATCGATTAAGTTCAACAAGCTAAAGGGGGGAGCCCGCAGAGACCATCCTTTCGCTCAAACCTTCTGGGGGTTCGATGCCGATATAGATGCAGTTGTCACGGTAGATGGCAAGGAGTTTAAGATTGAAGGTTTATCTCATAAAGTAACGCCGGATGTTGTGCTTAATCAAAGAACCGAGTGGACCATCCCCATAACTGTAGCATCAGCAGTGGCTCAGGAGTTAATGTACATTGGTTGCTGCACTGTCAATGCGGTCATACCTGCTGCTGTAGCTGCCGCTTCTGGCAAATTGGATCCAAAAGATGCTGCTAAACGAGCTGTAAAAGGAGCCAACATCACAAACGCTATACCTGGAGCCGAAGAGAAGGCCTATAAAGTGGGCCAGCTTGCAGTGCGTTTAGCGAAAGATATGCAAGATGTAGTTGATTAGGTAAAAAACAGCGAAGAAAGGGGATAACAATGCTCCTGATAGTTAACGTGGATAGCATAACAGGGGAGGCATTACCTTATCTGATCGATGGGTTGATGGCTCGCGGTGCCTCAAGCGTTCACGCTATACCAGCCATTACGAAAAAAGGAAGAAGCGAATATATTTTTTTAATCGACTTGCCCAAATCACAGCTTGAAGGCATAAGATCTTTTTTATCAATTGAGCTGGACACATTGGGCATGAGAGCTATAGAGCCCGAACATATCCCCTTTCACCCCATCCGCAACGGTATTGTGCGAATGGAATTTCCAAATGGGGAGGGCGATGTCATCAATGTTAATGTGAAGATTTTAGCTGGAACCAATGAAGAGATTCTTCAATGCAAAGCCGAATATGAGGATTTGAAAGCAGCACTAAATAAAATAAATAGGAATAACAAGCACGTATTCTCCTTTAAAGTCCTCAAAGCAGCAGTTGAATTGGCTGTAATGAGCAAAACACAAGTCAATGTATATGGGTATGTGTTCAATTTCGAGGAACCCTACTTTCCCCCATCACATTAAGCAAATTAGGAACATAAAGAACAATATACATTACAGCTATAAGATTGTATGTGTGGAATAGCTTGCATATTACCCTTGGGGGGTATATATCGGCGGAGGGCCGGGTGGACGCATCTCCTATATGGCTTTGCGAATGATGGGCGAGGACAACGTGAAGATAGTTATGAATGAAGAACCAACGATCATCTGTAGCTTACCATATGGGGTTGGCAGAAGGCTCGTACCCCAAGGCCCTGAAGCACTGGTGGTAGACCTTTCCAAGGGTGGGCGCCTGCCCAAAGATATGCCGAAAGATGTCGTGCATGGCGTCGTGAAAGAACTTGATATAGCTTCCAAAAAAGCTTATATGGAAGAGGCTGATGGGCAGGTCGAGATTTCCTTTGAAAAGCTCATTTTAGCCACCGGCGCCGTCCCATGGATTCCTCCTGTATCAGGTGTTTTGCGGGAAGGCTCGTCACCTGTAACATCTGATGGCAAAGACACATGGGTTATGTATGGAAATGAACTTGTCGAGAAATCCAGGTTGGCGCCCAACGTCTATGTCATCAGGGGAGCAGATGACGCTCGAAGACTTGATAAGTTCGCCTCTCGCGGCAAAAGCGTGGTTGTAGTGGGAAGCGGTGCCATTGGACTGGAAATGACAGAAGCCCTCCACGATCGCGGACTTAAAGTCCATATTGTCGAGGTATTGCCGCATTTGAGCGTGGCCTTGGACGCAGATATGGCATCTTTGATTGAAAAGCGTGCGCTCGAGCGGGGCGTTAAAGCCTATACCGGCGTGAGTGTGACTGACGTAACACCCGAAGGTGTAGTTTTGTCCGATGGCTCCACTATCAAAGCTGATGGTGTGCTCTTCGCTACAGGCGTGCGCCCTAACCTAGCATTAGCTAAAGCTTGCGGGCTCAAAATGGAGCGGGGAATCGTGGTCGACTCTCACATGAGGACATCTCATCCCGATGTCTACGCCGTGGGGGATGCCGTACAGGTCGTTGATGCACCCACTGGCAGGTCGATGTTGCCCCTAATAGGCACCCTTGCCATGCGACAAGGGTTGGTTGCGGCGTCAAACATTACAGGTATGCCTGCAGAGCTTCCGCCCGTTACAATATGGGGAGTTAGCTCATTCTTTGACCTGCATTGGGCCAGCGTAGGGTGGAGCGAAGAGGCGGCAAACAAAGCAGGGATCCCTGTAAAGACGATCGTCCTTCCTGTTAGAACGAGGGATAATGCTATGCCTTTGGGGAAAGACGGTTATTGGAAGGTCGTTATCTCGAAAGAAAAAGCTGCTGGTTTAAAAGAAGGGCAAATAATCGGTTTTCAAGTTGTGATCGAAGGCGATCCCGTGATCAACTTGAGCGAGCGTTTTTTGGACATCATTACCGCGAAGGAAAGCATATCAGAGATTTTGCGCCACTACTTTGCTCATTGTCCTTCGCAAAACGCCGTGGACGACCCCTACCTCGCGCTATTCTTTAATTATCAGGCAACCCTTGCCTCCAAATCCAGGCCACGGCCTATATAGGCTGGGTACGCCAAAGCTAGGTTATAATATATACTACTGGCAATATATTTTTAGGGGTGAAAAGTCATGAAAAGTGGTGCTGAGAAAAAAACACCTGAATTTGTATATCGAGATGGCAAACCAGTGGCTGTAATTTTAGATATTAATGAATATCGGGAGCTGTTAGAACGCTTGGAAGACGTGGAAGATCTGAAACTTTTGGAAGAGATGCGCAAAAAGCCCCTGCATTTTAGGGAATTGGATGAATTTTTGAGAGAATGTCAGAGTGGACGAGTATAGAGTTTACCTGGAACGGGCAGCCGAACGGGATTTAAAGCGCCTTTCTTCCGAAGATTTTGACCGCATTATCTCTAATATCAGAGCTTTGGCCGAAAATCCAAGACCTGCAGGTTGCCGTAAAATAGTGGGGTCAAAGAATGATTGGCGGATCCGTGTCAGAGAATATCGCATAATTTATGAAGTTGACGACGAGAAAAAGGCTGTAATGGTAATGCGGGTAAGACATCGCAGAGATGCATATCGGTAGTCAACAATAGTATTGGTTCTCTATATTCCTAGGTAGAATTACATATATTCCGTATCATGCTTCGCTAAGGAAACCACGAGAAGAAGTTGGATCCATTTGGGTCTGATGCCGCTTGTTGTAATGTCGTAGCAAGCGACATGCATTGCTAATCGGGACTATCCTAGATTTTGCGTAAAGTTCCAACAGATGCAAAACGAGGCGTTTAAAATATGGGGCCGTAGCCGCCGAAGCTCCTTTTCATATCATCATATGCGCCTTTGCCTAAGAGAAATTTATATATATCATTGGCCTTTTTCTCCGGATCGATGTCTTTGAACGCCTCTGGGTATAAGACGGTACCCACGTAATAAGCGTTGGCAAAACAAGTGCCCAAGTTTGTGGTGTAGTGGTTATAGGGGAGAGTCAAATAAACTCTCCCCTGTTTAAACGCCGACAGGTGTTTGTAAAAGTGCGGATTTTTTTCTATATCTGCCTGGATTAGATGTCTTCCGCCGCCATCGATGAAAATCACGTCCGGATCCCATTCCAAGAGTTTTTCCCTGTCTATAAAAATATGGTCGCCTTTTAGTCCCTCTACGACGCTTTTAACGCCTAAAAACTCAAAAGGAGGATAGGACTTAAGGGTGCTATCGATGCCATGCGACCCTTTATGTCCAATCCCGCCTACATATACTTTTTGCCGATGTTCGCTCACTGCTGCTGTTCGTTCAAATAAGTCTTGCTTCATCTGCGTGAAAAATTCGACGAGGGCATCTGCCCTTCTATCGTTGCATTCCATTATTCGTCCGATCAGCCCGAAGGAATCGAAAACTGTCTCGTCGAAAGTCGCCAAGGGACCATAGGACAGCACTACAACGGGAACGCCCAGTTTGTCCTGTAGTTTTTCTGCGTTTTGCCCTTGCATGTATGTTACAAAAAGCAGGTCGGGTTTGCAGGCAAGGGTTGCTTCTGGATCTGGTCCGCGGTCTATATAGGCTGGCCCTCCGGGGCCTATCGTGGGAAGGGATTTGAACTCTGGGTGGGCATAGGCATAAGGTCGCCCTGTTGGGTCTTTTTCCATCTCTTCCACGCCGACCACTTTTTCTGTTTGGTTCATATAGACTACAAGCCTAAGCGCTCCCGGTCCTGCGCAAACTATCCTTTTCACAGGAAGGTCAATCGTTACAGATCTACCTGCCAGATCTGTAACGGTTAGAGGTTCCGCCCCTACAACAGAAGAGGTCATCCAAAGGAGGGCGAGCGCCGCTCCAAAAGCCAAAACGCGTTTTGGTGCAAATATTCCTTTTTTCATGCTCCTACCTCAACTTTTGTAAAAATTCTTTCCTTTTTGGTATCGAATGTTGGAATGACTATGAAGTGATCATCTACGCGGTGCATAACAACACGAATGTCAAAGACCTCTTCTATGAGCTTAGGAGTAAGGATCTCCCGTCCACCGTAGGCATAAACCTCGCCATCTCGCAGCAAGAGAAATTTGTCGGCAAAACGAAGGGCCAGGTTTATGTCGTGGAGAGAAAAAATTATCGCCATGCCCCTTTCTCTTGCCAACTCGCAGAGCAAATTCATCACCTCGAACTGTCGATGGAGGTCGAGGCTGCTGGTCGGTTCATCGAGCAGGAGTGCATCTGGCTCTTGAGCTATGGCTCGGGCCAAAGCGACTCGCTGGATTTCGCCCCCGGAGAGTTCTCTGACGGGACGAAGGGCGTACTTCTCAAGCCCCATAGCGCACAGGGCTTCGTCAACTACTTCGAAGTCTCTATCTGTAGGATTCCACCTCATGTGGGGTTTTCGTCCCAACAGCACGGCATCGAAGACGGAAAGCTCACCTTCAGGAGAACGTTGCGGTACATAAGCGACCTTTTGCGATATCTGCTGGCGATTTAGCTCGCTTAGGTTGTCGCCATCGAGCATAACAACTCCTAACCACGGCTTCAGTAAGCCATTGAGGCACTTTATAAGCGTCGATTTACCCGAGCCGTTCATACCGAGGATTGCCGTTGTGGTCCCTCTCTCCACTGAGATCGTTATCCCTTTTAGGACTACATCTTTTCGGTATCCAAATGAGACATCTTTGGCTGTTAGGATTTTCCATATCCTCCCTTCATGAGCAGATAGAGAAAAAGCGGTGCCCCCATGAAAGAGGTTACGATGCCGACGGGAAGCACAATTGGCGCCATAACGCTCCTGGCAGCCGTGTCTGCGCAGAGCAGTATCAAAGCTCCCACAACGCACGATTGGGGCAATAGATGGCGGTGATCTCCGCCCACCAATCTACGGGTTATGTGTGGTGCGACGAGGCCTACGAATCCGATAACGCCAAAAGTTGCGACCGCTACAGCGGCAATTAAAGCAGCTATTATGAGGCTCATCTTTCTCAGGCGTTCGGCATTTACGCCGAGGCTCTTCGCAACATCGTCTCCTGCGGCGAGGGCGTTCATGTTCCAGCGGTTGAGCAAAAAGAACAAGCTCGCGGGCACGATGAAGAGGACCATTAGAAGGAGTTCATTCCAGGAAGCCCTCCCCACATCGCCGAAGGTCCAAAACACGATAGATGCCACCTCAATGTCGCTGGCGAAATATTGGATCATCATAGTGCCCGACGTGGCGAGCGCTGACAGGGCGACCCCCGATAGCACAATAGCTTCGGGAGATAGGCGCCTTCTTTGGCTCAGGAACAAGATGAGCCATGTGGAGGCGAAAGCCCCTAAAAAGGCGAACATGCTCACGCCCCAAGGCAAACCTGCCAAGAAGCTTTCGTTTTTGCCGCTCGGTCCCAAACCTAAAATGACGAGAGCAACGGCAGCTCCAAACGCCGCCCCCTGAGAGACCCCAAGCGTATAAGGAGAAGCAAGGGGGTTGTGCAGGATGCACTGCATCGCCACCCCTCCCATGGCAAGACCCCATCCGGCGAGGACCGCTCCAATGATCCTAGGAAGCCTGATACGCCATAGGATGGTAGATGTAACGTCATCGGAACGCCCTAACAAGGCTGCAAAGGCATCGCTTAAATTTACTTGGAAGGAGCCTACGGAGAGGGAGACGAAGACCATCGCCATAAGCCCTAAGGCGAGAGTGAAAAACATCACTTTGCGACGGTAAGTATATGCTTTATATGCCTCGATAGTAGATCTGCTTGACATTGGGAGCCCCCTTATAAAATGAGTATTACGAATAATATAATCCATAACACTCAGATGTCAACTCTCCTATCTTCCTCAAAAATAATCTCTTCGAAAGGAGTTTGTATCCTAATAATTGACAAAGAGGATAACCATCTCGAGAATCCCTTTTAGATGAAATTTTTCTTTAAGGATCTAAGCCATTACGGCCACGGAGGTATCTACGGGCTGGACCAAAGTACATGCATTAAAGCACAAAGCCATGGTGAGGACATATACAGGCTGGAGGAGATGCGACACGGATAAAAAACTGCTGGTAACTAGGAACTCTATAGACATTGTATGGCTATCCAGGGAAATAGTTCAATCTTCAGAAAGACTATCCCACGCCTCTGAGAACAAGATAAGGAGTCTTAACGATATGGTAAAGGGGTAGACATGTCGTTTCAGGACGACAAGAGAAAATTTCGACATTTTTACCGTTCCCCTTCTTTCATAACTCGGACATAATAAACCCAATTCCCGTATTGAACCCGTCTGATCCTGCCTTCGGCGACGAGGCGATCAATGCTTTTTTCGTCGGAGCCCTTGCGGCGCAAAACCTCTTTGACGGCGTCGCTGCGCATGGGGTGGACGGCGGTGATGTTTAAAATTTCCTCTACAGGGTCGTCGGTAACTACAAAGGCGTTGCCCTCGTAGCCCGTTAGCGTTTCTGTATCAATCCCTTGCTCTGTAAATATTGCATAGGCGGCTGCGACCGTCTCTGCATCGGGCATCTGTACCCATGAGGCGGCAGGAGGACGGGTGGGGACGGAAATGTAGGCCTTGCTGGGACTCAGGCTGGAGGAGATAAACCGAGCAACTTTTTCAAGTTCCGCCGGTCCGTCGTTAAGACCCTTCACAAGCATGGTTTCGCTGCACAGCGTGCCTTTATAGGAACGAGCGAATTCCTCCATGCCGACAAGGATATCGCCATGATCAAGGGATGGGTGCGGGCGGTCGATTCGTTTCCATAAGTTTTCCGTAAGGGCGTCAATTTTCAGGCTGACCCAATCCGCAACATATAGAGCCCTCCTTACATCTGCCTTCGAGATGAGAGAGGCGTTGGAAATAACGGCTACAGGAATGCCCGTTTCCTTCAACCTCAATAGCAACTCTTCAAGGGCGAGGTCAAGTGTGGGTTCACCATCGGGAACGATTGTTAGATAATCGACTCGTTCTCCCGTTTCCACAAGCTGCGAGAGTCTTTTTTTGACACGAGCAGCGAGTTCTTCCGGATCGCTGTAGTGCTGGCGCTGGGTCTCCATGCGCAACGTTGGCCCGATCTGGCAATAGACACATGTATAAGAACAGATCTTATAGGGGATGTTGTTAATGCCAAGGCTCGAGCCCAACCGACGAGACGGAACGGGACCGAATATGCTCATGAGAAACACCTCCTTCTAGATGACCTTTCTCATTTTGATGATTATGCACCCTCTTGCCCGCCTTCAACGACGTCGCCAAGCCCTATTTTGACAGAAAATAGGGCTTGGCAGTCTTCCACAAACTTAAATACTGCATAATGGGCAGCTGCCGCCGTCGCTTCCACTGCTGCCTGCTGCTTTGCGCAACGACGGGCCTTCGAGGAGCATAACCACGTGGCCGCGGCATTGAGGGCACTGAATCTCCCTCTCTGATTCTCCATAAAACTCCTCACCGCAATTGAGGCATCGAAAACGCCTTTGATTCATATCCTTCACCTCCGACAAAAATTATTGCTGTTACTGTACCTCTTTCAAGAAAACTTCCTCTGTTTCAGATGCCTTTAAGGTTTCTACGCGCAGAGCGCCTTTGGGACAAACCGCCACACAGTCGATACACCCGTAGCATTCTGGCGAAATGGGAAGCTTTTCCTTCTTGCCTTGGGTCTGTAACGCCTGTGATTTCTCGATGAGCGGCACGAGAAGACGGTCTGGGGCATCGCAGACGGAAGTGCAAACCCTACAACCTGCGCACTTCTCCGTATCCATCACTATAGGGCTCCTTTTGATCAATGCAGCTGCTATCGTCCCTATTGTGCCGCCTGGACACAGGTGAGCGCAGAACGTTCTGGGCTCAAATACGATTGCTAAACCCGCCGCCAAAGCCAGCATGACTTGGCAAAATCGCAGGAACAAATAGCCATGCTGAGCGTAAGAAGCATAAGCTACTGGCAAGCCCTTATGGATATTGACAAGCCAAACGATCCAGGCGAAATATCCAATCATACCGATGAGGAATGCGCTTTGAAGGACTCTGTCCTTGTTTAGCCATCTGGGGAAGGGCAATAATCTCAAAGAGATCTTTGACCAGATTAGATCGATGAATCCGCCATTAGGGCAGAGTAGGCCGCACCATATCCTCCCATGGAATGCGGAGAGTAAGCCACCCAAGGCTATCATCAAGACGCAAAACCACCATTGTTTCAGCAGGAGCACAGCCACGACGAAAGCTACCATAAGCTGCA
This window contains:
- the larC2 gene encoding nickel pincer cofactor biosynthesis protein LarC2, encoding MLLIVNVDSITGEALPYLIDGLMARGASSVHAIPAITKKGRSEYIFLIDLPKSQLEGIRSFLSIELDTLGMRAIEPEHIPFHPIRNGIVRMEFPNGEGDVINVNVKILAGTNEEILQCKAEYEDLKAALNKINRNNKHVFSFKVLKAAVELAVMSKTQVNVYGYVFNFEEPYFPPSH
- a CDS encoding NAD(P)/FAD-dependent oxidoreductase, with the translated sequence MGGGPGGRISYMALRMMGEDNVKIVMNEEPTIICSLPYGVGRRLVPQGPEALVVDLSKGGRLPKDMPKDVVHGVVKELDIASKKAYMEEADGQVEISFEKLILATGAVPWIPPVSGVLREGSSPVTSDGKDTWVMYGNELVEKSRLAPNVYVIRGADDARRLDKFASRGKSVVVVGSGAIGLEMTEALHDRGLKVHIVEVLPHLSVALDADMASLIEKRALERGVKAYTGVSVTDVTPEGVVLSDGSTIKADGVLFATGVRPNLALAKACGLKMERGIVVDSHMRTSHPDVYAVGDAVQVVDAPTGRSMLPLIGTLAMRQGLVAASNITGMPAELPPVTIWGVSSFFDLHWASVGWSEEAANKAGIPVKTIVLPVRTRDNAMPLGKDGYWKVVISKEKAAGLKEGQIIGFQVVIEGDPVINLSERFLDIITAKESISEILRHYFAHCPSQNAVDDPYLALFFNYQATLASKSRPRPI
- a CDS encoding type II toxin-antitoxin system Phd/YefM family antitoxin, which gives rise to MKSGAEKKTPEFVYRDGKPVAVILDINEYRELLERLEDVEDLKLLEEMRKKPLHFRELDEFLRECQSGRV
- a CDS encoding type II toxin-antitoxin system RelE family toxin, translated to MDEYRVYLERAAERDLKRLSSEDFDRIISNIRALAENPRPAGCRKIVGSKNDWRIRVREYRIIYEVDDEKKAVMVMRVRHRRDAYR
- a CDS encoding iron ABC transporter substrate-binding protein — encoded protein: MKKGIFAPKRVLAFGAALALLWMTSSVVGAEPLTVTDLAGRSVTIDLPVKRIVCAGPGALRLVVYMNQTEKVVGVEEMEKDPTGRPYAYAHPEFKSLPTIGPGGPAYIDRGPDPEATLACKPDLLFVTYMQGQNAEKLQDKLGVPVVVLSYGPLATFDETVFDSFGLIGRIMECNDRRADALVEFFTQMKQDLFERTAAVSEHRQKVYVGGIGHKGSHGIDSTLKSYPPFEFLGVKSVVEGLKGDHIFIDREKLLEWDPDVIFIDGGGRHLIQADIEKNPHFYKHLSAFKQGRVYLTLPYNHYTTNLGTCFANAYYVGTVLYPEAFKDIDPEKKANDIYKFLLGKGAYDDMKRSFGGYGPIF
- a CDS encoding ABC transporter ATP-binding protein — encoded protein: MWKILTAKDVSFGYRKDVVLKGITISVERGTTTAILGMNGSGKSTLIKCLNGLLKPWLGVVMLDGDNLSELNRQQISQKVAYVPQRSPEGELSVFDAVLLGRKPHMRWNPTDRDFEVVDEALCAMGLEKYALRPVRELSGGEIQRVALARAIAQEPDALLLDEPTSSLDLHRQFEVMNLLCELARERGMAIIFSLHDINLALRFADKFLLLRDGEVYAYGGREILTPKLIEEVFDIRVVMHRVDDHFIVIPTFDTKKERIFTKVEVGA
- a CDS encoding FecCD family ABC transporter permease; translated protein: MSSRSTIEAYKAYTYRRKVMFFTLALGLMAMVFVSLSVGSFQVNLSDAFAALLGRSDDVTSTILWRIRLPRIIGAVLAGWGLAMGGVAMQCILHNPLASPYTLGVSQGAAFGAAVALVILGLGPSGKNESFLAGLPWGVSMFAFLGAFASTWLILFLSQRRRLSPEAIVLSGVALSALATSGTMMIQYFASDIEVASIVFWTFGDVGRASWNELLLMVLFIVPASLFFLLNRWNMNALAAGDDVAKSLGVNAERLRKMSLIIAALIAAVAVATFGVIGFVGLVAPHITRRLVGGDHRHLLPQSCVVGALILLCADTAARSVMAPIVLPVGIVTSFMGAPLFLYLLMKGGYGKS
- a CDS encoding radical SAM protein, whose product is MSIFGPVPSRRLGSSLGINNIPYKICSYTCVYCQIGPTLRMETQRQHYSDPEELAARVKKRLSQLVETGERVDYLTIVPDGEPTLDLALEELLLRLKETGIPVAVISNASLISKADVRRALYVADWVSLKIDALTENLWKRIDRPHPSLDHGDILVGMEEFARSYKGTLCSETMLVKGLNDGPAELEKVARFISSSLSPSKAYISVPTRPPAASWVQMPDAETVAAAYAIFTEQGIDTETLTGYEGNAFVVTDDPVEEILNITAVHPMRSDAVKEVLRRKGSDEKSIDRLVAEGRIRRVQYGNWVYYVRVMKEGER
- a CDS encoding 4Fe-4S binding protein → MEGKGQIDPKTWKGIRSVMQVQLMVAFVVAVLLLKQWWFCVLMIALGGLLSAFHGRIWCGLLCPNGGFIDLIWSKISLRLLPFPRWLNKDRVLQSAFLIGMIGYFAWIVWLVNIHKGLPVAYASYAQHGYLFLRFCQVMLALAAGLAIVFEPRTFCAHLCPGGTIGTIAAALIKRSPIVMDTEKCAGCRVCTSVCDAPDRLLVPLIEKSQALQTQGKKEKLPISPECYGCIDCVAVCPKGALRVETLKASETEEVFLKEVQ